The following are from one region of the Roseobacter fucihabitans genome:
- a CDS encoding AzlC family ABC transporter permease gives MSSTTPKIQTKARAFWKGAAEGAPFLLVVAPFAMLFGVLATEAGLNVLETMLFSVAVFAGAAQFTALQLMQENAPTLIILASALAVNLRVAMYSAALTPWIGAAPLWQRAIAAYFTVDQSYACSVMQFEKDPQMSVPQRMAYFSGVLFPIVPMWYASTLFGALLGAQVPEAWALDFALPITFLAMVAPMLRTPAHVIAAVVAITTSLLTAWVPYSLGLIIAGTLGMMAGAQAELMLEGKKARHD, from the coding sequence AAGGTGCCGCCGAAGGTGCCCCGTTCCTGCTGGTGGTCGCCCCCTTTGCCATGCTGTTTGGTGTTCTGGCGACCGAAGCGGGGCTCAACGTGTTGGAAACGATGCTGTTTTCCGTTGCGGTTTTTGCCGGGGCTGCGCAGTTCACCGCCCTGCAATTGATGCAGGAAAATGCGCCCACGCTGATCATTCTGGCCTCTGCGCTGGCGGTCAACCTGCGCGTGGCGATGTATTCGGCGGCCCTTACGCCATGGATCGGGGCCGCGCCCCTGTGGCAGCGCGCCATTGCCGCCTATTTCACGGTCGATCAATCCTATGCCTGTTCGGTCATGCAATTCGAAAAAGATCCGCAGATGAGCGTGCCGCAACGCATGGCTTATTTCTCCGGGGTGCTCTTTCCGATTGTACCGATGTGGTATGCCAGCACCTTGTTCGGGGCGCTGCTCGGCGCACAGGTGCCCGAGGCCTGGGCGCTTGATTTCGCGCTGCCAATTACCTTTCTGGCGATGGTGGCCCCAATGTTGCGCACCCCTGCGCATGTCATTGCCGCCGTCGTTGCGATCACCACCAGCCTGCTGACCGCCTGGGTCCCCTACTCACTGGGGCTGATCATCGCGGGGACACTTGGCATGATGGCGGGGGCGCAGGCCGAACTGATGCTCGAAGGCAAGAAAGCGCGCCATGATTGA
- a CDS encoding AzlD domain-containing protein, with product MIDPVKLWTVIIGLGIGSYALRFTFLGIVGDRPMPAWLLRHLRYTAVAMLPALVAPQVVWPAATDGTADLPRICAAVVTLVVGLMTKNVLAAVFSGGATLFGLLYLAA from the coding sequence ATGATTGATCCCGTTAAACTCTGGACGGTCATCATCGGCCTTGGCATCGGCAGCTACGCCCTGCGCTTCACCTTCCTCGGGATCGTCGGCGACCGACCGATGCCCGCGTGGTTGTTGCGTCACCTGCGTTATACCGCCGTGGCGATGCTGCCGGCGCTGGTTGCCCCGCAGGTTGTCTGGCCCGCGGCCACCGATGGGACCGCGGATCTGCCCCGCATCTGCGCAGCCGTGGTCACGCTCGTGGTGGGGTTGATGACGAAAAACGTGCTGGCGGCTGTTTTCTCAGGGGGCGCGACGCTCTTTGGATTGCTTTATCTGGCGGCCTGA